From a single Populus nigra chromosome 18, ddPopNigr1.1, whole genome shotgun sequence genomic region:
- the LOC133678174 gene encoding uncharacterized protein LOC133678174 isoform X2, with the protein MATIPHHHLHQLAFIPSCPSSSSSSPSSPPSLLSLSTKHRSFKILCCLSIKESTNDHQITPQEPSTPKNNLRVVFAAGGTGGHIIPAVAIADELRVSNPNIEILFIGTPNSMESTSIPSAGYPFTSIPPVKLCRPLVSLENLTLPIHLIHSIIHSFKLLKEFDPHVVIGTGGYVSFPTCLAALLQRTKIVIHEQNSVPGIANYVLSYFSHLVFLSYNSTIECFPKKHNCVVTGNPVRVSLRQFVSRAVARLEFFPMAGEEAKVILVLGGSLGANAINIALLNVYSQMLLEHKDWYIIWQTGVESYNEMESLVRNHSNLVLKPFLHSMDLAYAAADLIVSRAGAMTCSEILATGKSAILIPSPDVAEGHQFKNASLMADVAGTRVITEDELDSTTLGTAIEEILVQTMML; encoded by the exons ATGGCCACTATCCCTCATCACCACCTCCACCAACTTGCCTTTATACCATCTtgcccctcctcctcctcctcctccccctccTCCCCCCCTTCTCTCCTCTCCCTCTCCACCAAACACAG GTCTTTCAAGATCTTATGCTGCCTATCAATAAAGGAATCAACAAATGATCACCAAATCACCCCACAAGAACCTAGCACCCCTAAGAACAACCTCAGGGTGGTGTTCGCAGCTGGGGGAACAGGTGGCCACATAATTCCAGCTGTTGCAATAGCTGATGAGCTCAGAGTATCAAACCCCAACATTGAAATCCTCTTCATAGGAACTCCAAATAGCATGGAAAGCACTTCCATCCCTTCTGCAGGCTACCCTTTCACTTCCATCCCTCCAGTAAAACTTTGCAGGCCTCTCGTTTCCCTTGAAAATCTTACCCTTCCCATCCATTTGATCCATTCAATAATCCATAGCTTTAAGCTACTTAAAGAATTTGATCCCCATGTTGTTATAGGCACAGGGGGTTATGTTTCTTTCCCTACTTGCCTTGCTGCTTTATTACAAAGAACCAAGATTGTTATTCATGAACAGAATTCTGTTCCGGGTATTGCAAATTAtgttctttcatatttttctcacttagtttttttgtcttataattCAACAATTGAGTGTTTTCCAAAAAAGCATAACTGTGTGGTGACTGGGAATCCTGTGAGGGTGTCATTGAGGCAGTTTGTTTCCAGGGCAGTGGCAAGGCTGGAGTTCTTTCCAATGGCTGGGGAGGAGGCTAAGGTCATTTTAGTGCTTGGAGGGTCTTTGGGGGCTAATGCTATTAACATTGCTTTGCTGAATGTTTATAGTCAAATGTTATTGGAGCATAAGGATTGGTATATTATATGGCAAACTGGCGTGGAGTCTTATAATGAGATGGAGAGTCTTGTTAGAAATCATTCAAACTTGGTTTTGAAGCC GTTCTTGCATTCAATGGATTTGGCATATGCTGCTGCAGACCTTATTGTTTCTAGAGCAGGTGCAATGACTTGCTCTGAGATCTTGGCCACTGGAAAATCTGCTATTCTG ATACCATCACCAGATGTAGCAGAAGGACATCAATTCAAAAATGCTTCTCTGATGGCAGATGTAGCAGGAACAAGGGTTATAACTGAAGATGAACTTGATTCTACAACTCTGGGAACTGCAATTGAAGAGATATTAG TACAGACGATGATGCTTTGA
- the LOC133678174 gene encoding uncharacterized protein LOC133678174 isoform X1 yields the protein MATIPHHHLHQLAFIPSCPSSSSSSPSSPPSLLSLSTKHRSFKILCCLSIKESTNDHQITPQEPSTPKNNLRVVFAAGGTGGHIIPAVAIADELRVSNPNIEILFIGTPNSMESTSIPSAGYPFTSIPPVKLCRPLVSLENLTLPIHLIHSIIHSFKLLKEFDPHVVIGTGGYVSFPTCLAALLQRTKIVIHEQNSVPGIANYVLSYFSHLVFLSYNSTIECFPKKHNCVVTGNPVRVSLRQFVSRAVARLEFFPMAGEEAKVILVLGGSLGANAINIALLNVYSQMLLEHKDWYIIWQTGVESYNEMESLVRNHSNLVLKPFLHSMDLAYAAADLIVSRAGAMTCSEILATGKSAILIPSPDVAEGHQFKNASLMADVAGTRVITEDELDSTTLGTAIEEILDDDALRAEMSERALRAAKPDASAQIAQHILSLVESTTKRK from the exons ATGGCCACTATCCCTCATCACCACCTCCACCAACTTGCCTTTATACCATCTtgcccctcctcctcctcctcctccccctccTCCCCCCCTTCTCTCCTCTCCCTCTCCACCAAACACAG GTCTTTCAAGATCTTATGCTGCCTATCAATAAAGGAATCAACAAATGATCACCAAATCACCCCACAAGAACCTAGCACCCCTAAGAACAACCTCAGGGTGGTGTTCGCAGCTGGGGGAACAGGTGGCCACATAATTCCAGCTGTTGCAATAGCTGATGAGCTCAGAGTATCAAACCCCAACATTGAAATCCTCTTCATAGGAACTCCAAATAGCATGGAAAGCACTTCCATCCCTTCTGCAGGCTACCCTTTCACTTCCATCCCTCCAGTAAAACTTTGCAGGCCTCTCGTTTCCCTTGAAAATCTTACCCTTCCCATCCATTTGATCCATTCAATAATCCATAGCTTTAAGCTACTTAAAGAATTTGATCCCCATGTTGTTATAGGCACAGGGGGTTATGTTTCTTTCCCTACTTGCCTTGCTGCTTTATTACAAAGAACCAAGATTGTTATTCATGAACAGAATTCTGTTCCGGGTATTGCAAATTAtgttctttcatatttttctcacttagtttttttgtcttataattCAACAATTGAGTGTTTTCCAAAAAAGCATAACTGTGTGGTGACTGGGAATCCTGTGAGGGTGTCATTGAGGCAGTTTGTTTCCAGGGCAGTGGCAAGGCTGGAGTTCTTTCCAATGGCTGGGGAGGAGGCTAAGGTCATTTTAGTGCTTGGAGGGTCTTTGGGGGCTAATGCTATTAACATTGCTTTGCTGAATGTTTATAGTCAAATGTTATTGGAGCATAAGGATTGGTATATTATATGGCAAACTGGCGTGGAGTCTTATAATGAGATGGAGAGTCTTGTTAGAAATCATTCAAACTTGGTTTTGAAGCC GTTCTTGCATTCAATGGATTTGGCATATGCTGCTGCAGACCTTATTGTTTCTAGAGCAGGTGCAATGACTTGCTCTGAGATCTTGGCCACTGGAAAATCTGCTATTCTG ATACCATCACCAGATGTAGCAGAAGGACATCAATTCAAAAATGCTTCTCTGATGGCAGATGTAGCAGGAACAAGGGTTATAACTGAAGATGAACTTGATTCTACAACTCTGGGAACTGCAATTGAAGAGATATTAG ACGATGATGCTTTGAGAGCAGAGATGTCAGAAAGGGCCCTGAGAGCTGCAAAGCCTGATGCCTCTGCACAGATTGCACAACATATTCTTTCCTTGGTTGAATCAACAACCAAAAGGAAGTAG